Proteins encoded in a region of the Anopheles aquasalis chromosome 2, idAnoAquaMG_Q_19, whole genome shotgun sequence genome:
- the LOC126570507 gene encoding uncharacterized protein LOC126570507, giving the protein MNYFSVLSILTVMICLNDRATPFADARKCYVCGEGADAPFKSLATVPTVEGTCEGFRPEEKYAFDCPPTYTSCLTQVDGDIEMRTCGENFAINDCKSANGINYCYCSTELCNRLTRQEIRRSITAAQAQGQQHLRNRLYGNQGHPDHHRQPPNNSDDEDMAESSGMDSDRSEQTRSHASSNEHRDVTTQITITLKPVANAGRRNDQEQATAAAGGSNRTTDSTDRSRDSNAIPAVSSAFLASLNGLILFLFSSYALIVGDQY; this is encoded by the exons TAATGATATGTCTAAATGACCGGGCTACACCATTTGCGGACGCCAGGAAGTGCTACGTTTGCGGCGAAGGAGCTGACGCTCCGTTCAAGTCCCTTGCCACCGTGCCCACCGTCGAGGGTACTTGCGAAGGTTTCCGGCCGGAAGAGAAGTACGCCTTCGACTGTCCACCGACGTACACCAGCTGTTTGACGCAGGTTGATG GTGATATCGAGATGCGAACGTGTGGCGAGAACTTTGCCATCAACGACTGCAAGAGTGCAAACGGTATCAACTACTGTTACTGCAGCACGGAGTTGTGCAATCGATTGACACGCCAAGAGATACGCCGCTCGATCACGGCCGCTCAAGCGCAAGGACAGCAGCATCTGCGCAATCGTCTCTACGGCAATCAGGGTCATCCGGATCACCACAGGCAGCCACCGAACAATAGTGACGATGAGGATATGGCCGAGTCTTCCGGAATGGACAGTGACCGTAGTGAGCAGACACGCAGCCACGCGTCATCGAACGAGCATCGAGATGTGACGACACAAATCACCATCACGCtcaaaccggtggccaacgcTGGCCGACGGAATGATCAGgagcaagcaacagcagcagctggaggcTCAAATAGAACCACCGACAGTACCGATCGGAGCAGGGATAGCAACGCCATTCCAGCGGTCAGCAGTGCATTCCTTGCTAGTTTAAACGGACTGATTCTGTTCCTGTTTAGCAGTTACGCACTGATCGTTGGCGATCAGTATTGA